The genomic interval CAAAGCAGTTAAATAGTATTCTGTTTCAATTAAATAACCTATACCATTAGCAAAGGTAATAGTCCTTTCAATATTGAGTATCTTTACTGAGAGCAAAGGTGCGTTGAGCATCCAGAAAAAAAGCAAAAGGCTTGTTATTGAAAGAAAAAAAACATGCTGGAAAGGCTGCCCCCTTCTATAAACAAGGCTTTTACAAACCGGACAAAGGTAGTCAGTATCTCTTGAAAGTTTCTCAATCTCAACAGTTGTCCCACAATAATTACATTCTCTTTTTATAGCCATCTTGAATTATATTGTAGCATAAAATAAAAGTTTAAAACCCTATTTAACAAGCCAGATTTCTTTTTGAAGATTTGAAAGAAACCTGCCTCCCTCTTTTGTAACAACAATTATCTCTTCTATTGTGGCGACACCGTAACCCTCAATCCTTACCCTTGGCTCTAAAGTGTAAACCTGGTTTTCCTCAATCTTTTTATATGGCAAATCTCCGTATCTTTCCCATTCAGGTGCTAATAAACCACCACCGTCATGAGCCACCCTACCTACCTGATGCCCCAATGCATGAGGGTACTCGTCAAAGCCTCTTTCAATAATCAAATTCCTTGCAATTGCGTCAATCTCTCTTCCCTCCATCCCTGGACGAATAGCTTTAGCACACTCAACAATTGCATCTCTCACTGCACAAAAGCCTTTTAAAACCTCATCTGGAGCCTGAGTTTCTCCTTCTCTCAAAACATACCATGTTCTTTGCAAATCAGAGCAGTAATCATTTATCTTTAACCCAAAATCCATATTTAAGACATGCCCTCTTTCAATAATCTTGTCTGTTGGCCCTGTGTGGGCTTCCCCTTCTTCTGGAATTCCGGTAAAAACAGAGGGACACATCTCTATATCCCAGGCAGGCTCATAACCCAAATCTTCCATTCTTTTAACCATATAATCATGGACTTGCTTTTCAGTTAAACCTGGTTTCAAATAATCCCATATTTCGTGGTATAGCTTCTCAGTCTCTTTAATTGCAAACTTTATTCTTTCAATCTCTGTTTTTGATTTCCTGCCCCTTAAAGCAGAAATAATCTCTTCAGATGATACAAGCCTATCGACATAAGGGGTTCCTTCTAATAATTTTTTTAAAGTTATAAAACTACCATAAGTTAAACCATCAGCCATTACATTGTCTTCTGAGAAATTTATTGCTATTTTTTGGGGATCTTTGTCTTTAATGTAATTTAACAAATCGTCTTTTATTGATTTAAGATAGGGTATAACCTTTTTGTAAATTTTCCTCTTTTCAATATTTGCAGCATCAAGACTCCCTATTATAGCGACACTGTCTCCGTCTTTTGTAATTATAAAAGCTGAATGCCAGGTGTAACCTGTCCCTAAAATCAGGTCAGTTGCCGGGTCGTGAAGAGTATGGCTTTCTCTTCCAAAGGTAAGCCACATATCAATATTTAATTCATTTAGTATTTGTACAGCCTGTTCAATTTTTTCCTTATACATAATCTCTCTCCTTAAATTCTTCTTGTAATTTTATATATGCCCTTACAAAGGCAGGCACATTTTTCAAATTATCCAGATGTGTGGTATCCGTTCCCCCATCCATAGAAAAAGGAAAGGGGATATTAGAATTTTTTATAAAACTTTCTGCAATTTCTTTTAGAGGGTAATTGACAGATTCATATCTCTTTGATGAGTTTTTGGAAATAGAACTCACAGAAGGAGACTCAAAGTCAGAATTATCAATTTCAGGCATTGTCCCGGTTAATATCAGGCTTTCATCACTTCCGTCGTCTAAAAGTTCCTCTTCCGAATTATCATCCATTTGTAAATCATTACTTTTAAGGACAAAACTATCATCAATAAAGCTGTGGTCAATCATTTTACTCAACTCTTCTTCAGGAAGAGGCTTAAAACTTGAATAATCGTATCCTGTTGCAATAATTGTAATTCTTAATTCATCTCCTACCTCTTCATCCTGAACCATACCTTTTATAAAATTTACATTAACGTTTGTTCCCAGAGCATCATGGGCAGCTTTTAAAATAGCATCATGTTCTTTAAGGGTTAATTCGTTATCCCCTGTTCCATAAGTAATATTCATTATTAAACCCTTTGCCTGTGCAAGTGGATAGGTTTCAAGCAATGGAGATTGCCTCGCCTCCTCAAATGCAAGGATAGCCCTATCTGAACCTGATGCTTTGCCTAACCCTAACAGGGCAAAGCCTTTATACTCAAAAATGGTTTTTACATCGGCAAAATCAATGTTTTCAACCCCTGGTTTAAATAGCATATCAACAATTCCCCTCAACGCTTTTTCAAGAACAGAGTCTATCTCTCTATATGCTGTTGAAATAGGGACATTAGGGTCAAAAATCTCTTTTATTTTGTCATTTTTTAAAATAATCATTGAATCAACATGTTCTTTCAATTCGTTAAAACCTCTTAAAAAGTTTTTGTACCTGAATGTTCTTTCTGAATAAAAGGGCTGTGTCACAATAGCTACAGAAAGAATTCCCAGCTCTTTTGCAATCTCTGCAATTACAGGGGCCGCCCCTGTGCCTGTCCCCCCGCCTAATCCTGCTGTTATAAAAAGCATGTGGGCACCTGAAATAATTGATTTAAGCTTATCCTTGTCTTCAAGAGCCGCCTGTCTTGCTATTTCCGGGTTTGACCCAGCCCCCAAGCCCTGCGTTAAGTTTTTTCCTATCTGAATTTTTACCTTGGCTTTTGATGTTAACAGTGATTGATAATCGGTGTTTACAGCAATAAACTCAACATTCTGAATATTAGATTCAATCATTCTATTTATTGTGTTGCACCCGCCTCCACCTACTCCTATTACTTTGATTTTAGGAAACAAGGTTTCCGCCTCTTCAATGATAAATTCCGGAGTCATATTTACCCCCTCTTTTTTCTATTAAAAATTGTTTTTAACTTGCCCATAACTCTATTAAAAATACCTGAACTTAATTCAGGTTTCCTCAAATCTCCTGCAAAATACTCTGCTAAACCATAGACTGGAACAAATTCAGGGGAATCAATCTCTTCAAAATCCACTCCGGAATCAATAAAAGGGGTGGCAACCACAACAGGCAGATTGAATACCTCTTTTGCAACATCAGCAATACCGTCAAATTTTGCAGTTCCTCCTGCTAAAATAACCTGGGCATAATTAATCCCTCTTGCTTTTAAGACATTACTTTGCTCAACTTCATCTTTAATTAAACTGAATATTTCCTTAACCCTTTCTCGCATAACAAGTTTCACCTGCTCAAGGTTTAGAAAAAGGTCGCTTAAAAGGTCAGGTTCAAAGAAAATATTTTTCTGAGAATCCTCTGCTTCAATTATCAGGTTGCTGTACTTTTTTTTCATTTTTTCTGCCAGTTCAAAGTTTCTGTCGTCAATATTTTTCCCAAATGCTCTCACAAGGTCAGAGGTAATTGTATCTCCCCCTAATGGAAGGGAATAAGAATGAACAATACTGTTATTTTTAAACACAACAGCATCTGTAAATGATGCTCCGAAATCAATATACAAAGCCCCGTTTTTTCTTGCAGTGTAAGGCACAGCTTTTAAACTGCCTGGAACATATGGGACTGTTACCTTATCTAAAATAACCTCAAGTTCGTCAAATATATTCTGCAATGTTGAAATTACATAGCTTTCTGCAAGAACAAAAAACATATCCATTCCAAGAGAATAAGCATGCATACCTATTGGATTATCAACAATTTCATACTTAGATTTAGGGGTGGGGGAAGTGCTGTACTCGTTTATCATAAAATCAATTAAAGTTAACTGTTGGCTTTCAGATTTCCTTTTTATCTCATCAATCAGTTTTTCAGTTAACTCACTTACATGGCTGTTATCTATAATCGCCGATCCGGTTGAATCTGCAACAATCATCTGTTTTACCATATTGTTTTGAAGGGTATTAATCGGGGGAATACTTAAATAAACATCATCAACATAATCTCCAACCTCTTCTGTCAGAGACTCAATAACCTTTTCTACCTGTTCTTTAAGTAAGTTGGGATTTTTTATCTTGCCTTCTTCTATCCCCAGTGTTTTTTCTTTTTTTGCTGCAAGAACATGTATTGTGTTTTTGTACTCTACAATCTCAAAGATTATCCCCTTTAATTCATAACTGCCAAGGTCAAGTGCAAGAGTTAATTTTCTTCCCATATATCCCCCTAATCCCCTTTTTTTACAATAAGCTGGTTGTTAAAAGAAATATCTACATAATCAATTTTCCCAAGATCTTCAATAAGCCTGTTTTCCATTCTCAAAAAAGCTTCTATGTTTTTAAACTGTCCGAACGGGTCAACATAAACTCTGGCCTTAAAGTTTTTGAGAAAAACAACCCATTTTGAATCCCTGTCTTTTACCACAATTTCTGATGTATCTTTTAAAAAATCTGAACCGTCTTTTCTATTCCTCAACATCTTTAATTTTGAAACCACATAGGGGATATAATCTTTGTCACACTGAATAATAGGCAGATACAAATAGCCAAACTTTTTAGCATAGTATCTGTTTAGAATCTCTCCATTCTCCCCTACAATCCACAATATTCCTTTCTTGTTTCTATAAAAAACAATAGGCTCCTGCTCTTCAATATAAAGAACAAGGGTTTTTGAAGGAAAATTTGAGATAGCAACAGACTTTATCCACTTAAATCTGGATTTTAAATAATGCTTCAATTCTTCCCTATCAATACTCCAGTTTACTCGACCTTTATATATTTCGAGGGCATTTTTCAAATCCTCTGCATCGTTGTATTCAACCCCTTCAATTTTTATATTTTCAATCACAAATATTCCAAATATAAAATCTTTTAAAGGAGGGAAAACAATCATACTTAAAGAAAATATAACAATTACTGTCGCAAAAGATATTAGAAGGCTTTTCCCCTTTTCTCTTATAAATCTTTTAAATCTAAAACGCAGCTTTTTAGTCACCTTACTCATTTATTGTTCTCCCAAACTCCCTTGCATAATTATCAATGTAGCCTGCTCCTAAAAACACGATAAGGTCGTATTTATCCTTATCTTTATCAAGCACATTTAAAAGTGCTTCTTTATCCTCAACAAATGAACAATTTACTTCTTTTTTACTTATTTTTTTACATAACAATTCTGAAGATACGCCTTTTATAGGTTTTTCCCCTGCAGGGTAAATAGGAAGTAGAATTAAATTTAATTTTTCAGGAAAACACTCTATAAAATCGTCAAACAATGCCTTTGTTCTTGTATATCTATGAGGTTGAAAAACTACCAGTATTTTATCTGTCTTGTAAAAATCGGATAAAGCATTTATGGTGCTTTTTATTTCTACAGGGTGATGTGCATAATCAGTGATAACCTTTAATTTCCCCCTTTCCCCAACAACCTCACACCTTCTTTTAGTTCCTGTATAAGCCTCTAAACCTGCTTTTATTTTCTTTGAAGAAATCCTTAATTCCTTTGCAAGTGCAATAACAGCAGTAGCATTCTGAACATTGAATACTCCCGGTACTTTTATTTTAAATTCTCCTATTGATTTTCCAAACTCTTTAACTTTGAAAGAGTAATAGCCCCTTCCTTTCTCAAGGTCAGAGATTGAATAATCAGCCTTTTCAGAAAAACCGTAAGTGACAACCCTCTTATTTAAGCCTGGTATTATATCAAGGCAGTTCTTGTCATCTGCATTCAAGATTATTGAGCCAAAAAAAGGCACTTTGTTTGCAAAAGCTTTAAAAGTTTCTTTTATATCATCAAGATCCTTATAAAAATCAAGGTGGTCAAGATCAATGTTGGTGATTACCACAAAAACAGGGGAAAGATTCAAGTGGGATTTATCTGATTCGTCTGCCTCTGCAATTAAGAAACGGGAGTTCCCTAATTTTGCGTTAGAATTTAATTTTTGAAAAATTCCTCCTATTATAACTGTTGGGTCGAGCCCTGCTTCATTGAATACGCTTGCAGCCATTGCTGTGGTCGTCGTCTTTCCATGAGTTCCGCTTATTGCAATCCCATACTTCATTCTCATTAATTCTGCAAGCATTTCCCCTCTTCTAATAATTGGAATGCCTCTTTTTTTAGCCTCAATAACCTCTATATTATCACCTTTTATAGCGGTTGATATGACAACCAAATCAGCACCATCAAGGTTATGGGGGTTATGACCGTAAAAAACCTTTATCCCCAAATTTTCAAGCCTTTCTGTATAAATAGACTTATTTAAATCAGAGCCCTGTACATTAAATTTTAAATTGTGTAAAACTTCTGCGATGCCGCTCATTCCTGTTCCGCCAATTCCAATAAAATGTATAGTTTTAATTCTCCAGAACATAATTACCCCTTAACCCTTGCCTTCATTACTAACGCTATCATTATAATGTTTGAAATATAGGAAGACCCACCGTAACTTACCAATGGCAATGAAATTCCTTTTTCAGGGAAAACCTGAAAATTTACCCCAAAATGCAAAAGCGCTTGCATGAATATTACAAATGCAATGCCTAAAGTTATGTAATGAACAAAAACACTTTCAGTGCTAAAGGAAATTTTAGTTATTGCAAAAAACATTATTAAAAACAAAAGCCCTATCAGGGAAATCCCTACTATTCCCAATTCCTCTAAGGCAAGAACAGCTATATAGTCATTGTGTTTTGCAGGTAAATACTTGGTAAAATATCCCTGCGATAAGCCTGAACCCAACCATGTTGCATTTTCAATTGCCTGTTTAACCTTTAGAGATTGTTCTGAATACCCGCTTGAAGTATCGACTGTTATAGGATCAAATTTAACCTGCATTTTGGAGATATTTAAGTCAACTTTGTATGGGAAAATCATTGCCCTGAACCTTTCTATTCTATTTAACTGGTAGGACTTCATTGAATCTACTTTGTTTTTAAAAGTAGATGATAAAAAATAAAGAGCAAAGGCAACTAAAATCCCTGCTGTTAGTAACCCAAATGATGCCTTGATTTTTACCCTGTTGTACAGCCCTGCAATAAAAAATAGCAAAGAACCTATCACAAATATGAAAAAACTCATTCCAAGATCAGGTTCAAATAGAATTAGAGCACATATAATACAAACAGTCAGGTATGCAATTAACTGAACCACCTCATTTTTATGAAATTTGTATATAACATAAGAAACTAAAATCACTACATATAGTTTTGCAAATTCTGATACCTGAAGGGAAAATGGCCCTATAAACAACCACCTTTGTGCCCCATTAATTTTCTTGCCTGCAATAAGTATATAGATTAACAAACTTATTATTACCACACCACCAACAGCATAAATCCAATCATAAAGCAAATATTCGTATTTAAAAAATTTGATTATCAACATTAACAAAACCAGTCCTATAACAACTATAATTACGCTTTTAAAAAAATAAGTGCTATTAGTTGTAATTATTGAAGCATTCAACAATAGTCCAAAAAAAGTAAGAACAATTGTTGAAATAGCCACTATTAGTTTTTCAAAGTTCATCTTTCAGCCTCTTTACCAGGTTTTTAAAAACCTTACCCCTTTCCTCATAATTCTTGAACTGGTCAAAACTGGAGCATGCAGGGGATAGTAAAATCACATCTCCTGGATTTGCTTCATTAAATGCATGCTTTATCGCGTTTTCAATATTTATTGATATCTCGCAATCAATAATACCTTTCATTTTACCCATAAAAATTGGAGCTGAATCCCCTATAAAATAGCCTTTCTTTATATTTTCCCTGTATATGTAAAAGTCTTCAAAATCTCCCCCTTTATAAATACCGCCTGCTATCCACCTGATATTTTTAAAAGAAGAAAGGGCTTTTTTAACAGAATCGAAATTTGTAGCCTTTGAGTCATTGTAAAAATAAACCCCTCTTATAATATCTACAAATTCAAGCCTGTGCTCTATTGGGTTAAAACTTCTTATTTTTTCAACACAATGTCTTAACCCTATCCCTGCTTCATGAGCCATTGATATTGCAAAAGCTGCATTGTATAAATTGTGCAAGCCTTTAAACCTTACCTGCTCACTTCTCAAAATCAAATTTCTTTCATAGTAAATCCCTTTTTCGTCAACACCTATTGGAAGGGTTTTCTCACCTATCCATCTTGTAAATGATGGTAGTTTATCTCTATAATTAAGCAATCCATCGTCATCTGCATTCGCAAAAAACACAGTATTTTTGTTCATATTTTTAAATATATTAAATTTGGCAAAGTAGTAGTCTTCAAGGGAGTTATACCTGTCAAGGTGGTCAGGGGATAGATTTAATATGCATGCAATTTTAGGTTTAAAATCCTTTATCAATTCAAGCTGAAAGGACGAAAGTTCAACCACATACCAGCCTTCAAACTTTTGCTCAATCAAAGCTTTACAAAATGGATAGCCATAGTTCCCGCAAACTGCTGTCTCCTCTTCACCGTGCATTATATGTCCCACCATTGCCGTTGTTGTTGTTTTCCCGTTTGAACCAGTAATACCTATCACATTGCCTTTTAAATATCTGAAACCAAATTCAATTTCTGATATAACATCGCTATTTTTTTCTAAGAAGAATTTAACAATCTTGTTTGTTTGAGGTACTCCAGGGGAAACAACAACTGTATCAAAATCAACCTTTTTAACTTGCTCGGATGACAAAAGCTCAACCCCGTATGCATTCAAAAATAATCTTGTGTTGTCTTCTATCTTCTCAGGATAATCGTCGTACAAAAAGCATTGATGATCCATAAAATGGCCTAATTCAAGGGCTGAAAGCCCGCTTTTCCCCCCTCCTATTACCAATAACTTTCTCATTTTTCTCCCCATTTTTTAATAATTTCATCAATTATTACTTCACCTTTCATACCCCTTGATGCTTTTACAATAATTAAATCTCCCTCTTTAACAATATTATTAATCTCTTCAGCAACATTTATATTCTTCTCAAAGTGGAATTTTGCTTTTCCCTCAACTTCGCTGTTTATAAATCTTGCGTCCTTTCCCCATGTGATTATTAAATCAAAATCACTCTTATTTAACAATTTGCCTATTTCTCTATGCATCTCCTCAGAAAAACCGCCTAACTCTAACATATCCCCTATTATTGCGACCTTCCTTCCTTTATGCTCAACAGAAGAAAAATGACTAATAATTCTTTTTAATGCCTCAGGATTTGAATTATAGCAATCGTTGTACAACAAAATTCTATCTTTTATAACAAATCTCCCTCTATTTTCAAGTGGAACAAATGATTCGACACTCTCCTTTATTTTTTCAATCGAGACATTAGCAAGTAATGCTGTTAGAACAGATGCCGCAATGTTGTAACAGTTAAAATCTCCCACAAGTGAGGATTTCAAAACAATATCCTTTCCTTCAAACTCCAAAACCAAAATAGAACTATTAAGCCCTGTCTCACACTTTTTTATTTTTAAATC from Thermotomaculum hydrothermale carries:
- a CDS encoding cell division protein FtsQ/DivIB; the protein is MSKVTKKLRFRFKRFIREKGKSLLISFATVIVIFSLSMIVFPPLKDFIFGIFVIENIKIEGVEYNDAEDLKNALEIYKGRVNWSIDREELKHYLKSRFKWIKSVAISNFPSKTLVLYIEEQEPIVFYRNKKGILWIVGENGEILNRYYAKKFGYLYLPIIQCDKDYIPYVVSKLKMLRNRKDGSDFLKDTSEIVVKDRDSKWVVFLKNFKARVYVDPFGQFKNIEAFLRMENRLIEDLGKIDYVDISFNNQLIVKKGD
- the ftsZ gene encoding cell division protein FtsZ, encoding MTPEFIIEEAETLFPKIKVIGVGGGGCNTINRMIESNIQNVEFIAVNTDYQSLLTSKAKVKIQIGKNLTQGLGAGSNPEIARQAALEDKDKLKSIISGAHMLFITAGLGGGTGTGAAPVIAEIAKELGILSVAIVTQPFYSERTFRYKNFLRGFNELKEHVDSMIILKNDKIKEIFDPNVPISTAYREIDSVLEKALRGIVDMLFKPGVENIDFADVKTIFEYKGFALLGLGKASGSDRAILAFEEARQSPLLETYPLAQAKGLIMNITYGTGDNELTLKEHDAILKAAHDALGTNVNVNFIKGMVQDEEVGDELRITIIATGYDYSSFKPLPEEELSKMIDHSFIDDSFVLKSNDLQMDDNSEEELLDDGSDESLILTGTMPEIDNSDFESPSVSSISKNSSKRYESVNYPLKEIAESFIKNSNIPFPFSMDGGTDTTHLDNLKNVPAFVRAYIKLQEEFKERDYV
- a CDS encoding cell division FtsA domain-containing protein — encoded protein: MGRKLTLALDLGSYELKGIIFEIVEYKNTIHVLAAKKEKTLGIEEGKIKNPNLLKEQVEKVIESLTEEVGDYVDDVYLSIPPINTLQNNMVKQMIVADSTGSAIIDNSHVSELTEKLIDEIKRKSESQQLTLIDFMINEYSTSPTPKSKYEIVDNPIGMHAYSLGMDMFFVLAESYVISTLQNIFDELEVILDKVTVPYVPGSLKAVPYTARKNGALYIDFGASFTDAVVFKNNSIVHSYSLPLGGDTITSDLVRAFGKNIDDRNFELAEKMKKKYSNLIIEAEDSQKNIFFEPDLLSDLFLNLEQVKLVMRERVKEIFSLIKDEVEQSNVLKARGINYAQVILAGGTAKFDGIADVAKEVFNLPVVVATPFIDSGVDFEEIDSPEFVPVYGLAEYFAGDLRKPELSSGIFNRVMGKLKTIFNRKKRG
- the murC gene encoding UDP-N-acetylmuramate--L-alanine ligase; its protein translation is MFWRIKTIHFIGIGGTGMSGIAEVLHNLKFNVQGSDLNKSIYTERLENLGIKVFYGHNPHNLDGADLVVISTAIKGDNIEVIEAKKRGIPIIRRGEMLAELMRMKYGIAISGTHGKTTTTAMAASVFNEAGLDPTVIIGGIFQKLNSNAKLGNSRFLIAEADESDKSHLNLSPVFVVITNIDLDHLDFYKDLDDIKETFKAFANKVPFFGSIILNADDKNCLDIIPGLNKRVVTYGFSEKADYSISDLEKGRGYYSFKVKEFGKSIGEFKIKVPGVFNVQNATAVIALAKELRISSKKIKAGLEAYTGTKRRCEVVGERGKLKVITDYAHHPVEIKSTINALSDFYKTDKILVVFQPHRYTRTKALFDDFIECFPEKLNLILLPIYPAGEKPIKGVSSELLCKKISKKEVNCSFVEDKEALLNVLDKDKDKYDLIVFLGAGYIDNYAREFGRTINE
- the murD gene encoding UDP-N-acetylmuramoyl-L-alanine--D-glutamate ligase; translated protein: MRKLLVIGGGKSGLSALELGHFMDHQCFLYDDYPEKIEDNTRLFLNAYGVELLSSEQVKKVDFDTVVVSPGVPQTNKIVKFFLEKNSDVISEIEFGFRYLKGNVIGITGSNGKTTTTAMVGHIMHGEEETAVCGNYGYPFCKALIEQKFEGWYVVELSSFQLELIKDFKPKIACILNLSPDHLDRYNSLEDYYFAKFNIFKNMNKNTVFFANADDDGLLNYRDKLPSFTRWIGEKTLPIGVDEKGIYYERNLILRSEQVRFKGLHNLYNAAFAISMAHEAGIGLRHCVEKIRSFNPIEHRLEFVDIIRGVYFYNDSKATNFDSVKKALSSFKNIRWIAGGIYKGGDFEDFYIYRENIKKGYFIGDSAPIFMGKMKGIIDCEISINIENAIKHAFNEANPGDVILLSPACSSFDQFKNYEERGKVFKNLVKRLKDEL
- a CDS encoding M24 family metallopeptidase, producing the protein MYKEKIEQAVQILNELNIDMWLTFGRESHTLHDPATDLILGTGYTWHSAFIITKDGDSVAIIGSLDAANIEKRKIYKKVIPYLKSIKDDLLNYIKDKDPQKIAINFSEDNVMADGLTYGSFITLKKLLEGTPYVDRLVSSEEIISALRGRKSKTEIERIKFAIKETEKLYHEIWDYLKPGLTEKQVHDYMVKRMEDLGYEPAWDIEMCPSVFTGIPEEGEAHTGPTDKIIERGHVLNMDFGLKINDYCSDLQRTWYVLREGETQAPDEVLKGFCAVRDAIVECAKAIRPGMEGREIDAIARNLIIERGFDEYPHALGHQVGRVAHDGGGLLAPEWERYGDLPYKKIEENQVYTLEPRVRIEGYGVATIEEIIVVTKEGGRFLSNLQKEIWLVK
- a CDS encoding FtsW/RodA/SpoVE family cell cycle protein gives rise to the protein MNFEKLIVAISTIVLTFFGLLLNASIITTNSTYFFKSVIIVVIGLVLLMLIIKFFKYEYLLYDWIYAVGGVVIISLLIYILIAGKKINGAQRWLFIGPFSLQVSEFAKLYVVILVSYVIYKFHKNEVVQLIAYLTVCIICALILFEPDLGMSFFIFVIGSLLFFIAGLYNRVKIKASFGLLTAGILVAFALYFLSSTFKNKVDSMKSYQLNRIERFRAMIFPYKVDLNISKMQVKFDPITVDTSSGYSEQSLKVKQAIENATWLGSGLSQGYFTKYLPAKHNDYIAVLALEELGIVGISLIGLLFLIMFFAITKISFSTESVFVHYITLGIAFVIFMQALLHFGVNFQVFPEKGISLPLVSYGGSSYISNIIMIALVMKARVKG